A genomic window from Streptomyces broussonetiae includes:
- a CDS encoding DMT family transporter: MIELAAAFAVAGAASNAVGTAFQRKAASTSRRSGIRLVAELARRPFWVIGMAGVVCAALLQSLALVNGPLALVQPLFILELPFALLVAAPLMHKRMPRSGWWGVGGCVAGLAVLLIAAAPHGAIDHAPLTRWIPALCLCLGAMAVAVVLSGRGHAPARRAALLAAASATGNALTAALLKSASGTFADHGFTMFLRSWQTYGFALTGVAAVVLLENALQAGPLAAAQPALTIGDAMVSLALGMTLFDERIRTGWWLVPEACGALLIVVGVLVLSRAVQHITTVPVAAEQRQATS, translated from the coding sequence GTGATCGAACTGGCCGCGGCGTTCGCCGTCGCCGGAGCCGCGAGCAACGCCGTGGGCACCGCCTTCCAGCGCAAGGCGGCGTCCACGTCCCGCCGGAGCGGGATCCGCCTGGTCGCGGAGCTGGCGCGACGGCCGTTCTGGGTGATCGGCATGGCCGGTGTCGTCTGCGCCGCACTCTTGCAGAGCCTGGCCCTGGTCAACGGCCCGCTCGCACTAGTCCAGCCGCTGTTCATCCTCGAGCTGCCCTTCGCGCTGCTCGTCGCCGCCCCGCTGATGCACAAGCGGATGCCCCGCTCGGGCTGGTGGGGCGTGGGCGGCTGTGTGGCGGGCCTCGCCGTCCTGCTCATCGCCGCCGCCCCGCACGGCGCCATCGACCATGCGCCGCTCACCCGCTGGATCCCGGCCCTGTGTCTGTGCCTGGGCGCGATGGCCGTGGCCGTCGTGCTGTCCGGGCGCGGCCATGCCCCGGCCCGCCGCGCCGCGCTGCTCGCGGCCGCCTCCGCGACCGGAAACGCCCTGACCGCCGCCCTGCTCAAGTCGGCCAGCGGCACGTTCGCCGATCACGGCTTCACGATGTTCCTGCGGTCCTGGCAGACGTACGGCTTCGCGCTGACCGGGGTCGCGGCCGTGGTCCTGCTGGAGAACGCGCTCCAGGCAGGTCCGCTGGCCGCGGCGCAGCCGGCGCTCACCATCGGCGACGCGATGGTGAGTCTGGCGCTGGGCATGACCCTGTTCGACGAGCGCATCCGCACCGGCTGGTGGCTCGTGCCCGAGGCGTGCGGCGCCCTGCTGATCGTCGTCGGCGTGCTGGTCCTCAGCCGGGCCGTCCAGCACATCACCACGGTGCCGGTCGCGGCGGAGCAGCGGCAGGCGACGTCCTGA
- a CDS encoding pirin family protein — translation MSNTEARPAEMRCGSPAETDHTDTAARVEVLTPRDVPLGGPRAMTVRRTLPQRARSLIGAWCFADHYGPDDVAATGGMDVAPHPHTGLQTVSWLFSGEIEHRDSLGSHAFVRPGELNLMTGGHGISHSEVSTPGTTVLHGVQLWVALPEQHRHTARDFQHHVPEPVRLEGAVLRVFLGSLAGSASPVRTFTPLLGAEIVLEPHAGLTLPVDPAFEHGVLVDQGHLSAAETPLRPAELGYVPDGASALTLTNDSDTPARAVLLGGPPFGEEIVMWWNFIGRSHADIAQAREDWMTGTRFGEVKGYDGDPLPAPELPHVPLKPRGRVR, via the coding sequence GTGAGCAACACCGAGGCGAGGCCCGCCGAGATGCGCTGCGGCTCCCCCGCCGAGACGGACCACACCGACACGGCCGCGCGGGTCGAGGTACTCACGCCGCGCGACGTACCGTTGGGCGGACCCCGCGCGATGACGGTCCGACGCACACTGCCCCAGCGGGCCCGAAGCCTGATCGGCGCCTGGTGCTTCGCCGACCACTACGGCCCCGACGACGTCGCCGCCACCGGTGGCATGGACGTCGCCCCCCATCCGCACACCGGGCTGCAGACGGTCAGCTGGCTGTTCAGCGGCGAGATCGAGCACCGGGACAGCCTCGGCAGCCACGCCTTCGTACGGCCCGGCGAGCTGAACCTCATGACCGGCGGCCACGGCATCAGCCACTCCGAGGTGTCCACGCCTGGGACCACCGTCCTGCACGGCGTCCAGCTCTGGGTGGCCCTGCCCGAGCAACACCGGCACACTGCCCGGGACTTCCAGCACCACGTGCCCGAGCCGGTGCGTCTCGAAGGCGCCGTGCTCCGCGTCTTCCTCGGCTCCCTCGCCGGATCGGCCTCTCCCGTACGGACCTTCACTCCTCTCCTCGGCGCCGAGATCGTCCTCGAACCCCACGCCGGGCTCACGCTGCCCGTCGATCCCGCCTTCGAGCACGGCGTCCTCGTCGACCAGGGTCATCTCAGCGCCGCCGAAACCCCGTTGCGTCCGGCCGAGTTGGGGTATGTCCCCGACGGCGCCTCCGCCCTCACCCTCACCAACGACTCCGACACCCCGGCTCGCGCCGTCCTGCTCGGCGGCCCGCCGTTCGGCGAGGAGATCGTCATGTGGTGGAACTTCATCGGCCGCTCGCACGCCGACATCGCCCAGGCTCGCGAGGACTGGATGACGGGGACGCGGTTCGGCGAGGTGAAGGGTTACGACGGTGACCCGCTCCCCGCGCCGGAACTGCCGCACGTCCCGCTGAAACCACGCGGACGGGTGCGCTGA
- a CDS encoding carboxymuconolactone decarboxylase family protein, whose product MTSPVPSGATRRIFIDKQSPKSYHALLQTSEAVRAAAADAGLERTLVELVNLRVSQINGCAYCLHVHTRAALRAGDTPERLGVLAAWRETELFTPAERAALALAEATTAAADGERQDAAYAAARDVLTDDQTAAVIWVAITINAFNRVSIMSGHPVRQEH is encoded by the coding sequence TTGACCAGTCCCGTCCCGTCCGGCGCCACCCGGCGGATCTTCATCGACAAGCAGAGCCCCAAGTCCTACCACGCACTGCTGCAGACGTCCGAGGCGGTGCGGGCGGCAGCCGCCGACGCCGGCCTGGAGCGCACCCTGGTGGAGCTGGTCAACCTGCGTGTCTCGCAGATCAACGGCTGTGCCTACTGCCTGCACGTGCACACCCGGGCCGCGTTGCGCGCGGGGGACACGCCGGAGCGCCTCGGCGTCCTCGCCGCCTGGCGGGAGACCGAACTGTTCACGCCCGCCGAGCGGGCCGCGCTGGCGCTCGCCGAGGCGACCACCGCGGCGGCGGACGGTGAACGCCAGGACGCGGCCTACGCGGCGGCGCGGGACGTGCTCACCGACGACCAGACGGCGGCGGTGATCTGGGTGGCCATCACCATCAACGCCTTCAACCGGGTCTCGATCATGAGCGGACACCCGGTGCGGCAGGAGCACTGA
- a CDS encoding LLM class flavin-dependent oxidoreductase — protein sequence MPHTPRPRFGIMTAPMQVTYDDIVRVWREADAIAQIEHAWLFDHLMPIVGDPRGPIFEGWTLLAALAAQTRRLRLGLLVTSNRFRPPAMLAKIATTVDVVSGGRLDFGIGVGSRPNPPEARREYPAHGLPFQDTGHAVESLAEACTLIRRLWTEPEPFDFHGTHHHLAGAYGSPKPVQRPHPPILVGGRASATLRVAAEHADLWNIPGGDTADVVRRSALLDRYCTEIGRDPATLTRSIHLPVSYDRPGRTRAAIAEAVDAGFGHVVLGLPAPYPAGVAQWVTDEVIKPSA from the coding sequence ATGCCGCACACACCCCGGCCCCGCTTCGGCATCATGACCGCTCCGATGCAGGTGACGTACGACGACATCGTGCGGGTCTGGCGCGAGGCGGACGCGATCGCGCAGATCGAGCACGCCTGGCTCTTCGACCACCTCATGCCGATCGTCGGAGACCCGCGCGGACCGATCTTCGAAGGCTGGACACTGCTCGCGGCCCTGGCCGCGCAGACCCGTCGCCTGCGCCTCGGCCTGCTGGTCACCAGCAACCGCTTCCGGCCGCCCGCGATGCTGGCCAAGATCGCCACGACCGTCGACGTCGTCTCCGGCGGACGGCTCGACTTCGGCATCGGTGTCGGCTCGCGACCGAACCCGCCCGAGGCCCGCCGCGAGTACCCGGCCCACGGACTGCCCTTCCAGGACACCGGGCACGCCGTCGAGAGCCTCGCCGAGGCCTGCACGCTGATCCGCCGCCTGTGGACCGAGCCGGAACCCTTCGACTTCCACGGCACCCACCACCACCTCGCCGGCGCGTACGGCAGCCCCAAGCCCGTGCAGCGCCCCCACCCGCCGATCCTCGTCGGCGGCCGGGCCTCCGCCACCCTCCGCGTGGCCGCCGAGCACGCGGACCTGTGGAACATCCCCGGCGGCGACACCGCCGACGTCGTGCGCCGAAGCGCCCTGCTGGACCGCTACTGCACCGAGATCGGCCGCGACCCGGCCACCCTCACGCGCTCGATCCACCTGCCCGTCTCCTACGACCGGCCCGGCCGCACCCGGGCCGCGATCGCCGAGGCGGTCGACGCCGGCTTCGGGCACGTCGTCCTCGGGCTGCCGGCGCCGTATCCGGCCGGAGTCGCCCAGTGGGTGACCGACGAGGTGATCAAGCCGTCGGCCTAG
- a CDS encoding acyl-CoA synthetase — translation MLNQGLGSWPARRARKTPDRIAVVHEDQEITYRALHQRVLRLAHALRALGVARGDRVAYLGPNHPAFLETLFAAGALGAVFVPLNTRLTAQELTYNLSDSGSTVLVHGPEHAAPAATAAADAGVRHRIARAPDTADTLDYDGLLAGAGTEPLDEAVAPDDPCMIMYTSGTTGRPKGAVLSHANIIWNSVNVLVDTDLAGDEVTLVVAPLFHTAALNMTCLPTFLKGGRAVLLGAFDAEQVLEVIERRRVTYMFGVPTMYDALAARPRWPTADLSSLRTLCCGGAPVPARTIDTYLARGLAFSQGYGMTEASPGVLFLDREQTSAKAGSAGVPHFFTDTRVVRPDGHEAAPGERGEILVSGPNVMAGYWNRPADTRAAVTDDGWLRTGDVARTDDDGYAYVVDRVKDMFVSGGENVYPAEVEAALLTHPAVRECAVVGVPHDVWGEVGHAVLVLEPGARAGAEEILAHVRPRLAKYKIPRSLVFADSLPRTASGKIVKAAVRASCVHP, via the coding sequence GTGCTGAACCAAGGCCTCGGCTCCTGGCCCGCGCGCCGGGCCCGCAAGACCCCGGACCGCATCGCGGTCGTCCACGAGGACCAGGAGATCACCTACCGCGCACTGCACCAGCGGGTACTGCGCCTCGCCCACGCCCTGCGCGCCCTGGGCGTCGCACGCGGCGACCGTGTCGCCTACCTCGGACCCAACCATCCCGCCTTCCTGGAGACCCTGTTCGCGGCCGGTGCGCTCGGCGCCGTCTTCGTGCCGCTCAACACCCGCCTCACGGCACAGGAGTTGACGTACAACCTCAGCGACTCGGGCAGCACTGTCCTGGTGCACGGCCCCGAGCACGCCGCGCCGGCCGCGACCGCGGCGGCGGACGCGGGCGTGCGCCACCGCATCGCCCGTGCCCCGGACACCGCGGACACCCTCGACTACGACGGCCTGCTCGCCGGCGCCGGAACCGAGCCGCTGGACGAGGCCGTCGCCCCGGACGACCCCTGCATGATCATGTACACCTCCGGGACCACGGGCCGCCCCAAGGGCGCCGTCCTGTCCCACGCCAACATCATCTGGAACAGCGTCAACGTCCTGGTCGACACCGACCTGGCAGGCGACGAGGTCACCCTGGTCGTCGCCCCGCTGTTCCACACCGCCGCGCTCAACATGACCTGCCTGCCCACTTTCCTCAAGGGCGGCCGTGCCGTGCTGCTCGGCGCCTTCGACGCCGAGCAGGTGCTGGAGGTCATCGAGCGGCGGCGGGTGACGTACATGTTCGGGGTGCCCACGATGTACGACGCCCTGGCCGCCCGCCCCCGGTGGCCGACGGCGGACCTCTCCAGCCTGCGCACCCTGTGCTGCGGCGGCGCGCCGGTGCCCGCCCGCACCATCGACACCTATCTCGCGCGCGGACTGGCCTTCAGCCAGGGCTACGGGATGACCGAGGCCTCTCCGGGAGTCCTCTTCCTGGACCGGGAGCAGACCTCGGCGAAGGCGGGCTCCGCGGGCGTGCCGCACTTCTTCACCGACACGCGCGTGGTGCGCCCCGACGGCCACGAGGCGGCCCCGGGAGAGCGGGGCGAGATCCTCGTCAGCGGCCCGAACGTCATGGCCGGCTACTGGAACCGGCCCGCGGACACCCGGGCCGCCGTGACCGACGACGGCTGGCTGCGCACCGGTGACGTGGCGCGGACCGACGACGACGGCTACGCCTATGTGGTCGACCGGGTCAAGGACATGTTCGTCTCGGGCGGCGAGAACGTGTACCCGGCCGAGGTCGAGGCCGCCCTGCTCACCCATCCCGCCGTCCGTGAATGCGCCGTCGTCGGTGTGCCGCACGACGTCTGGGGCGAGGTCGGCCACGCGGTCCTCGTCCTCGAGCCCGGGGCGCGGGCCGGCGCCGAGGAGATCCTCGCGCACGTACGGCCCCGGCTGGCCAAGTACAAGATCCCGAGGAGCCTGGTCTTCGCCGACAGCCTGCCCCGCACGGCCTCGGGAAAGATCGTCAAGGCCGCCGTGCGTGCGTCCTGCGTCCACCCCTGA
- a CDS encoding MaoC family dehydratase → MPLHADGLDGLLSLSGRDLGRTDWLEITQERVNTFADATDDHQWIHTDPQRAGAGPFGGPIAHGYLTLSLVIPLFGDLLRISGISMSVNYGLEKVRFPSPVPVGAKIRLHGAVDSVERVKGNGVQMLVAFTVEVEGNDKPACVAQAVYRHYA, encoded by the coding sequence ATGCCCCTGCACGCCGACGGCCTCGACGGCCTCCTCTCCCTGTCCGGCCGCGATCTCGGCCGCACCGACTGGCTGGAGATCACCCAGGAGCGCGTCAACACCTTCGCCGACGCCACCGACGACCACCAGTGGATCCACACCGACCCGCAGCGGGCCGGTGCGGGGCCCTTCGGCGGTCCCATCGCCCACGGGTATCTCACCCTCTCCCTGGTCATTCCGCTCTTCGGTGACCTGCTGCGGATCAGCGGCATCTCCATGAGCGTCAACTACGGCCTGGAGAAGGTCCGTTTCCCCAGCCCCGTACCGGTCGGCGCGAAGATCCGGCTGCACGGCGCGGTCGACTCCGTGGAGCGGGTCAAGGGCAACGGCGTCCAGATGCTGGTGGCCTTCACCGTCGAGGTCGAGGGCAACGACAAACCGGCGTGCGTGGCACAGGCGGTGTACCGGCACTACGCCTGA
- a CDS encoding polysaccharide deacetylase family protein yields MRDISRRRMAHLGIGAGIGVAAASLAGCAGLGTAEGQEGPGAAPRLIGDGSTSYTGRQPHQPAPATPLEPGRRPPQFVVFSWDGAGEVGTGLFPRFLQLARDHDACMTFFLSGLYLLPEDKSQLYRPPNNPVGASDIGYLTDDHLRQTLSYVRQAWLDGHEIGTHFNGHFCAGPGSVADWTPAQWRSEIDQARSFVKSWRTHTGWHSEPHPPFDYDKELVGGRTPCLLGQRNLLPVAQEMGWRYDASSPGGLQRWPRKREGVWDLPLQSIPFPGHTFEVLSMDYNMLANQSKNTTRAPSYNYPYWRAQATQAYVAGFQRAYETNRAPLFIGNHFEEWNGGIYMDAAEEALKQIAGREDVRLVSFRQFVDWLDAQDTEVLARLRSLRVGEKPEGGWSAFLGPAERYRDTA; encoded by the coding sequence ATGAGGGACATCAGCCGCCGGAGGATGGCACACCTCGGGATCGGCGCCGGCATCGGTGTGGCCGCCGCCTCCCTGGCCGGATGCGCGGGCCTGGGCACAGCAGAGGGGCAGGAGGGGCCGGGGGCGGCACCCAGGCTGATCGGGGACGGCTCGACGTCGTACACCGGGCGGCAGCCGCACCAGCCCGCACCGGCAACCCCGCTCGAACCCGGCCGGCGCCCGCCGCAGTTCGTGGTGTTCTCCTGGGACGGCGCCGGCGAGGTGGGCACCGGCCTGTTCCCGCGCTTCCTGCAGCTCGCCCGGGACCACGACGCATGCATGACGTTCTTCCTGTCCGGCCTCTACCTGCTGCCGGAGGACAAAAGCCAGCTGTACCGGCCGCCCAACAACCCGGTCGGCGCCTCGGACATCGGTTACCTCACCGACGACCACCTCAGGCAGACGCTGTCGTACGTGCGTCAGGCCTGGCTCGACGGGCACGAGATCGGCACGCACTTCAACGGACACTTCTGCGCCGGTCCCGGCTCGGTGGCCGACTGGACTCCGGCGCAGTGGCGTTCGGAGATCGACCAGGCCCGCTCCTTCGTCAAGTCCTGGCGCACGCACACCGGTTGGCACAGCGAGCCGCACCCCCCCTTCGACTACGACAAGGAACTGGTGGGCGGCCGAACCCCCTGCCTGCTCGGGCAGCGGAACCTCCTGCCGGTCGCGCAGGAAATGGGCTGGCGCTACGACGCCTCCTCACCGGGCGGGCTGCAGCGCTGGCCGAGGAAGCGGGAGGGCGTCTGGGACCTGCCGCTGCAGAGCATCCCGTTTCCCGGCCACACGTTCGAAGTGCTGTCGATGGACTACAACATGCTGGCGAACCAGTCCAAGAACACGACGCGGGCACCGTCGTACAACTACCCCTACTGGCGCGCCCAGGCGACACAGGCGTACGTGGCCGGGTTCCAGCGGGCCTATGAGACCAACCGGGCGCCGCTGTTCATCGGCAACCACTTCGAGGAGTGGAACGGCGGCATCTACATGGACGCGGCCGAGGAGGCCCTCAAGCAGATCGCCGGCCGGGAGGACGTGCGGCTGGTCTCGTTCCGGCAGTTCGTCGACTGGCTCGACGCCCAGGACACGGAGGTTCTCGCGAGACTGCGCAGCCTCAGGGTCGGCGAGAAGCCGGAGGGCGGGTGGAGCGCGTTCCTGGGCCCGGCAGAGCGCTATCGGGACACCGCGTGA
- a CDS encoding NAD(P)H-binding protein, whose product MIVVTGATGNVGRALVAELAEAGEAVTAVARHIGAADVPPGVRAVAADLGRPKSLAPALAGAHALFLLVAGEDPDGILRRAADAGIEKVVLLSSQGAGTRPGAYAHAAGFEAAATGAGPACTVLRPGGLASNALAWAEPVRRHRTAAAPFADVALPFVDPADVAAVAAAVLREAGHAGATYTLTGPEPTTPRQRAAAIGEALGEPVTFVEQTPEEARAQMLRFMPPAVADGTLAVLGTPTPQERTVTQDVPRLLGRPATPFTTWAARNVTAFR is encoded by the coding sequence ATGATCGTCGTCACGGGGGCCACCGGAAACGTCGGCCGAGCGCTGGTCGCCGAGCTGGCCGAGGCCGGCGAGGCGGTGACGGCCGTCGCCCGGCACATCGGGGCCGCGGACGTGCCGCCCGGGGTACGGGCCGTAGCCGCCGACCTCGGCAGGCCGAAGAGCCTCGCGCCCGCGCTCGCCGGCGCGCACGCCCTGTTCCTGCTGGTGGCCGGCGAGGACCCGGACGGCATCCTGCGCCGGGCCGCCGACGCCGGGATCGAGAAGGTGGTACTGCTGTCCTCACAGGGCGCGGGGACCCGGCCCGGGGCGTACGCACACGCCGCGGGCTTCGAGGCGGCCGCGACAGGGGCCGGTCCGGCGTGCACCGTCCTGCGCCCGGGCGGACTGGCCTCCAACGCGCTCGCCTGGGCGGAACCGGTCCGCCGGCACCGTACGGCGGCGGCGCCGTTCGCCGATGTGGCGCTGCCGTTCGTCGACCCGGCCGATGTCGCGGCCGTTGCGGCGGCCGTGCTGCGCGAGGCCGGGCACGCCGGCGCCACCTACACACTGACCGGCCCGGAGCCCACCACCCCACGTCAGCGGGCCGCCGCCATCGGCGAAGCGCTCGGGGAGCCGGTGACCTTCGTGGAGCAGACCCCCGAGGAGGCCCGCGCACAGATGCTCCGTTTCATGCCGCCCGCGGTCGCCGACGGCACGCTCGCCGTCCTCGGCACCCCCACCCCGCAGGAGCGGACGGTCACCCAGGACGTGCCCCGGCTGCTCGGACGGCCCGCGACCCCCTTCACCACCTGGGCGGCACGCAATGTGACGGCGTTCCGCTGA
- a CDS encoding tetratricopeptide repeat protein, whose amino-acid sequence MDLLKDGRFAEAEAEAREVASARSALHGDDPYAPRALSIAAVAMGAQGRHAEALAQYDELLPVFGRIFGAEHLLTLKLRSDRAQTLVALDRSAESEAECAAVARIADRGTGPHLPLVAVAARNGLVFALNAQGRHEEAEAIARDALAGRFAEGRLALVLRLGLARSLNGQGRHEEALTEAEHAGALRRDLPELTRAETGGVELAVATAQLGLGRTDEARAGAADALDACRTVLGPDHYRAAEARSLLDRIDGRSPGRDSEG is encoded by the coding sequence ATGGACCTGCTCAAGGACGGGCGGTTCGCCGAGGCGGAGGCCGAGGCCCGTGAGGTCGCCTCGGCCCGCTCCGCGCTGCACGGTGACGACCCGTACGCACCGCGGGCACTGAGCATCGCCGCGGTCGCGATGGGCGCGCAGGGCCGCCACGCCGAGGCCCTTGCCCAGTACGACGAGCTGCTGCCGGTGTTCGGCAGGATATTCGGTGCCGAACACCTGCTGACCCTGAAGCTCCGCTCGGACCGCGCCCAGACCTTGGTGGCCCTCGACCGGTCCGCCGAGAGCGAGGCGGAGTGCGCGGCCGTCGCCCGCATCGCCGACCGCGGCACCGGGCCCCACCTGCCACTCGTCGCCGTGGCCGCCCGCAACGGACTGGTCTTCGCCCTCAACGCACAGGGCCGCCATGAGGAGGCCGAGGCAATCGCCCGTGACGCGCTCGCCGGCCGCTTCGCCGAGGGCCGGCTCGCGCTGGTCCTGCGCCTCGGCCTGGCCCGCAGCCTCAACGGCCAGGGACGCCACGAGGAGGCGCTCACCGAGGCCGAGCATGCCGGCGCGCTGCGCCGGGACCTGCCCGAACTCACTCGTGCGGAGACGGGCGGTGTCGAACTGGCCGTCGCCACCGCCCAGTTGGGCCTGGGCCGCACCGACGAGGCCCGCGCCGGGGCCGCGGACGCCCTCGACGCCTGCCGGACCGTGCTGGGCCCGGACCATTACCGCGCCGCCGAGGCCCGTTCGTTGCTCGACCGCATCGACGGCCGCTCCCCCGGGCGCGACAGCGAAGGCTAG
- a CDS encoding TetR/AcrR family transcriptional regulator gives MTDSESGTGTKAVRAGRGGKRERLVRAAVRIFHEQGVEKTTLGDIARAAEVPLGNVYYYFKTKDQLVEAAVAAHCAQLDTLTAQLDTLPDPAERLRTLVAGWVDQRETAARFGCPFGTLASELDKRDDGLDRAAAQVMRALLDWVESQFAQLGRADAAALAVELVAAYQGMSVLTNTLRDPGLMAAQGERLRSWIDGVAGR, from the coding sequence GTGACTGACTCAGAATCCGGAACCGGGACGAAGGCTGTGCGAGCGGGCCGTGGCGGCAAGCGTGAGCGCCTGGTGAGGGCAGCCGTGCGGATCTTCCATGAGCAGGGTGTGGAGAAGACCACCCTCGGCGACATCGCCCGTGCGGCCGAGGTGCCGCTCGGCAACGTCTACTACTACTTCAAGACCAAGGACCAGCTGGTCGAGGCCGCGGTGGCCGCCCACTGCGCCCAACTTGACACACTCACCGCCCAGTTGGACACCCTCCCGGACCCGGCCGAACGGCTGAGGACACTGGTCGCCGGCTGGGTCGACCAGCGCGAGACCGCGGCCCGTTTCGGCTGCCCCTTCGGCACCCTCGCGTCCGAACTCGACAAGCGCGACGACGGCCTCGACCGGGCTGCGGCACAGGTCATGCGGGCCCTACTGGACTGGGTGGAGTCCCAGTTCGCCCAGCTCGGCCGTGCCGACGCCGCCGCACTGGCCGTCGAACTCGTCGCGGCCTACCAGGGCATGTCCGTTCTCACCAACACCCTGCGCGATCCCGGTCTGATGGCGGCGCAGGGGGAGCGTCTGCGGTCCTGGATCGACGGGGTCGCGGGTCGGTAG
- a CDS encoding amidohydrolase family protein — protein sequence MDVSSLTAIDVHTHAEISKDGHASLSPELLGASAAYFKAHGHRQPTIEEMAAHYRERRMAAVVFTVDAEHATGHPRIPNEEIAESCAAHADVLVPFASIDPHKGRAGVREARRLVTEYGVRGFKFHPSLQGFSPDDRMAYPLYEAIEELGVPALFHTGQTGIGAGVPGGGGIRLKHSDPMLVDDVAVDFPELRIILAHPSFPWQDEALAVATHKPHVYIDLSGWSPKYFPPQLVRYANTLLKDKVLFGSDYPVITPDRWLADFAGLDIKPEVRPRILKDNAARLLGLLKD from the coding sequence ATCGATGTCAGCTCGCTGACCGCCATCGACGTCCACACCCACGCAGAGATCTCCAAGGACGGCCATGCGTCACTGAGCCCCGAACTCCTCGGCGCCTCCGCCGCGTACTTCAAGGCGCACGGCCACCGGCAGCCCACCATCGAGGAGATGGCCGCCCACTACCGTGAACGCCGCATGGCCGCCGTGGTGTTCACCGTCGACGCCGAGCACGCCACCGGCCATCCCCGCATCCCCAACGAGGAGATCGCCGAGAGCTGCGCGGCCCACGCCGACGTCCTCGTCCCGTTCGCGAGCATCGACCCCCACAAGGGCCGCGCGGGCGTGCGCGAGGCCCGGCGGCTGGTCACGGAGTACGGCGTGCGCGGCTTCAAGTTCCACCCCAGCCTCCAGGGGTTCTCGCCGGACGACCGGATGGCCTATCCGTTGTACGAGGCCATCGAGGAACTCGGTGTCCCCGCGTTGTTCCACACCGGCCAGACCGGCATCGGCGCCGGTGTCCCCGGTGGCGGCGGGATCCGGCTGAAGCACTCCGATCCGATGCTCGTCGACGACGTGGCCGTGGACTTCCCCGAACTGCGCATCATCCTCGCGCACCCGTCGTTCCCCTGGCAGGACGAGGCCCTGGCCGTCGCCACGCACAAACCGCACGTGTACATCGACCTGTCGGGCTGGTCCCCGAAGTACTTCCCGCCGCAGCTGGTGCGGTACGCCAACACGCTGCTCAAGGACAAGGTGCTCTTCGGCTCCGACTACCCGGTCATCACGCCCGACCGCTGGCTCGCCGACTTCGCCGGCCTCGACATCAAACCCGAGGTCAGGCCCAGGATCCTCAAGGACAACGCGGCCCGGCTGCTCGGCCTGCTCAAGGACTGA
- a CDS encoding TetR/AcrR family transcriptional regulator, with protein sequence MHDGDDGAGRGAQARRRDAVRNKETLLDAAAAVFVTSGVEAPVRDIATRAGVGLGTIYRHFPTRADLIIAVYRHQVESLAQAGPELLASGTSAHTALGRWIDLFVDFLVTKHGLAAVLRSDSAGFEALHTHFLDRLLPVCTELLDAAAAAGEIRPGLTAYQLMRGVGNLCIGAESDTRYDARELVRLLVAGLQADGGDHLPPG encoded by the coding sequence GTGCACGACGGCGACGACGGAGCGGGGCGCGGGGCGCAGGCCAGGCGCAGGGACGCCGTGCGCAACAAGGAGACGTTGCTCGACGCAGCGGCGGCGGTGTTCGTCACGTCGGGCGTGGAAGCACCGGTGCGCGACATCGCGACCCGGGCGGGAGTCGGACTGGGCACCATCTACCGCCACTTCCCGACCCGCGCGGACCTGATCATCGCCGTCTACCGGCACCAGGTGGAGAGCCTCGCGCAGGCCGGTCCCGAGCTGCTGGCGAGCGGTACGAGTGCTCACACCGCGCTCGGCCGCTGGATCGACCTCTTCGTGGACTTCCTGGTCACCAAGCACGGTCTCGCCGCCGTACTGCGCTCGGACAGCGCCGGCTTCGAGGCGCTGCACACCCACTTCCTCGACCGCCTCCTGCCGGTCTGCACCGAGTTGCTCGACGCCGCGGCGGCGGCCGGTGAGATCCGCCCCGGCCTGACGGCCTACCAACTCATGCGCGGCGTCGGCAACCTCTGCATCGGCGCGGAGAGCGACACCCGCTACGACGCCCGCGAGCTGGTCCGGCTGCTGGTCGCGGGCCTGCAGGCCGACGGCGGCGACCACCTGCCGCCCGGCTGA